A portion of the Oxynema aestuarii AP17 genome contains these proteins:
- the alaS gene encoding alanine--tRNA ligase, whose amino-acid sequence MASSPEFLTGAQIREKFLDFYAKRGHQILPSASLIPEDPTVLLTIAGMLPFKPIFLGQRSPDFPRATTSQKCIRTNDIENVGRTARHHTFFEMLGNFSFGDYFKKEAIAWAWELSTKVFNLPPERLVVSVFREDDEAFGIWRDDIGIPAHRIQRMGEKDNFWASGPTGPCGPCSEIYYDFHPDKGDAAIDLEDDTRFIEFYNLVFMQYNRDAEGNLTPLQNQNIDTGLGLERMAQILQKVPNNYETDLIFPIIEAAAKIAGIRYGDSDDRTKVSLKVVGDHLRAVIHTIADGVSASNLGRGYVLRRLIRRVVRHGRLIGISRPFTAELAETAIALSESAYPNVREREATIKGELEREESRFLETLERGEKLLSEILASQPAQISGRDAFVLYDTYGFPLELTQEIAEESGLSVDLAGFEAAMEEQRQRSQAAHETIDLTVQGSLDKLAEHIHPTEFLGYSEVQSTVNVEAVLVKGQSVEEAETGSEVQVILPKTPFYAESGGQIGDRGYLSGESVVVRIEDVKKESDIFVHFGRVERGILRVGEPVSAQIDRACRRRAQANHSATHLLQAALKKLVDDSISQAGSLVAFDRLRFDFNCPRALTPEELQQVEDQINTWIAEAHEAQIAVMPLAEAKAKGAIAMFGEKYGEQVRTIDFPGVSMELCGGTHVRNTAEIGAFKIVSETGVASGIRRIEAVAGPSVLDYLEVRDRVVRDLSERFKVKPDEIPDRITNLQNELKATQKELDAVKAQLAIAQSDQLVSQAESVGEFEILVAQLDDGVEPDALKTAAERLLAKLGKGAVVLASVPTPEKVSLIAAFSKEVNAKGLQAGKFIGQIAKLCGGGGGGRPNLAQAGGRDPSQLKAALDSAKAQLVEGLKG is encoded by the coding sequence ATGGCTTCTTCTCCCGAGTTTCTGACAGGCGCACAAATCCGAGAAAAATTTTTAGACTTCTACGCCAAACGCGGACATCAGATCCTGCCGAGTGCTTCGCTGATTCCGGAAGATCCCACCGTATTGCTGACGATCGCCGGAATGCTGCCATTTAAGCCAATTTTCTTAGGACAGCGATCGCCCGACTTTCCCCGCGCCACCACCTCGCAAAAATGTATCCGAACCAACGACATCGAAAACGTGGGGCGAACCGCCAGACACCACACCTTTTTCGAGATGTTGGGCAACTTCAGTTTCGGGGATTACTTTAAAAAAGAGGCGATCGCCTGGGCGTGGGAACTGTCCACCAAAGTCTTTAACTTACCTCCAGAACGGCTCGTCGTCAGCGTCTTTAGAGAAGATGACGAAGCCTTCGGGATCTGGCGCGACGACATCGGGATCCCCGCCCATCGGATTCAGAGAATGGGAGAAAAAGATAACTTCTGGGCGTCCGGACCGACCGGACCGTGTGGACCGTGTTCGGAAATTTACTACGACTTCCACCCAGACAAAGGAGACGCGGCGATCGATCTCGAAGACGACACCCGGTTTATCGAGTTTTACAACCTCGTATTCATGCAATATAACCGGGACGCCGAAGGAAACTTAACCCCGTTACAGAATCAAAATATCGATACGGGATTGGGACTCGAACGCATGGCGCAGATCCTGCAAAAAGTCCCGAATAACTACGAAACCGATTTAATTTTCCCAATTATCGAAGCGGCGGCCAAAATTGCCGGAATTCGCTACGGCGACAGCGACGATCGAACCAAAGTATCCCTCAAAGTGGTCGGCGACCACTTGCGCGCCGTCATCCACACGATCGCCGACGGAGTCAGTGCATCTAATTTAGGGCGCGGTTACGTCCTGCGGCGCTTAATCCGGCGCGTCGTCCGTCACGGGCGTTTAATCGGGATTTCGAGACCCTTTACCGCCGAACTCGCCGAAACGGCGATCGCCCTGTCCGAAAGCGCCTATCCCAACGTTCGCGAACGAGAAGCGACGATTAAAGGGGAACTGGAACGGGAAGAATCCCGGTTTTTGGAAACCCTCGAACGCGGCGAAAAACTCCTGTCCGAAATTCTCGCCAGTCAACCCGCACAAATTTCGGGAAGAGATGCGTTCGTCCTCTACGATACTTACGGCTTCCCGTTGGAACTGACCCAAGAAATTGCCGAAGAAAGCGGGCTGAGTGTGGATTTGGCGGGCTTCGAGGCGGCGATGGAAGAACAGCGCCAGCGATCGCAAGCGGCCCACGAAACCATCGATCTCACAGTTCAAGGGAGTTTGGACAAACTCGCCGAACATATCCATCCGACGGAGTTCCTCGGTTACAGCGAAGTGCAATCGACGGTGAACGTCGAAGCGGTACTAGTTAAAGGGCAATCGGTCGAAGAAGCGGAAACGGGGAGTGAAGTGCAGGTCATTTTGCCAAAAACTCCGTTTTATGCCGAATCCGGCGGCCAGATCGGCGATCGCGGCTATTTGTCCGGGGAATCCGTCGTCGTTCGCATCGAAGATGTCAAGAAAGAATCGGACATTTTCGTGCATTTCGGGCGGGTCGAACGGGGAATCCTACGGGTGGGCGAACCCGTCAGCGCCCAGATCGATCGTGCCTGTCGCCGTCGCGCCCAAGCGAACCACAGCGCCACTCACTTATTACAAGCCGCGTTAAAGAAACTCGTCGATGACTCGATTTCTCAGGCGGGTTCGTTAGTGGCATTCGATCGCCTCCGCTTCGATTTCAACTGTCCTCGGGCGCTGACGCCGGAAGAGTTGCAGCAAGTGGAAGACCAGATCAATACGTGGATTGCCGAAGCCCATGAAGCGCAAATCGCCGTGATGCCCTTAGCCGAGGCGAAAGCGAAAGGGGCGATCGCCATGTTCGGCGAAAAATATGGCGAACAGGTCCGAACCATCGATTTTCCCGGGGTTTCGATGGAACTGTGCGGCGGAACCCACGTTCGCAATACGGCGGAAATCGGGGCGTTTAAGATCGTGTCCGAAACCGGGGTAGCTTCCGGAATTCGCCGGATCGAAGCGGTCGCGGGACCGTCGGTGTTGGATTATCTGGAAGTGCGCGATCGCGTGGTTCGGGATTTGAGCGAACGATTTAAGGTCAAACCCGATGAAATTCCCGACCGCATTACCAACTTGCAAAACGAACTGAAAGCGACTCAGAAAGAGCTCGACGCGGTTAAAGCGCAATTGGCGATCGCCCAATCGGACCAACTGGTTTCCCAAGCCGAATCCGTCGGCGAGTTTGAGATTTTAGTCGCCCAACTCGACGACGGCGTCGAACCGGATGCCCTCAAAACGGCGGCGGAACGCTTACTCGCCAAACTCGGCAAGGGTGCAGTGGTTCTCGCGTCGGTTCCCACCCCGGAAAAAGTCAGTTTGATCGCCGCCTTCAGTAAAGAGGTCAACGCCAAAGGCTTACAAGCGGGCAAATTTATCGGCCAAATCGCCAAACTCTGCGGCGGCGGTGGCGGCGGTCGTCCCAATTTAGCCCAAGCGGGCGGACGAGATCCGAGTCAGTTAAAAGCGGCGTTGGACTCGGCGAAAGCCCAGTTAGTTGAGGGATTAAAGGGCTAG
- a CDS encoding two-partner secretion domain-containing protein: MFYLSYAQFRHPKLVFGLWLSLFAFSPGAIAQVIPDGSLPQNTIVTPQGNQMAIDGGTRSGANLFHSFEEFSLTSQQSAIFNNGLDIQNIFSRVTGGKLSEIDGLLQTKGGANLFLLNPSGIVFGPNARLNVGGSFVASSAEAIAFGDGSQFGVRPNSDRALLSIAVPIGLQFGSNPGAIVHRSIAAEGSGNPAGFQVPFGRTLGMIGGDVSIEGGRLGAPEGRIELGSVGDSSFVELAIADSGWSFGYEGVEQWGAIAIGDGARLNTSGRGGGAMQLVGGQIAISGGSQLLAITAGDRDGEPMTLRGNDSIAIASRSTLSTRTQGGGNGGDLRLSGANLTLADGAIVATGTEGAGRGGDLTIEAPGTVQISGADPDNFTLLVGDSTADGAAGAIEMNAGNVFLQGTAAISNRALGNGNGGNISINTREDFTAIGTGFASFETLIGAALSAQLPPDALIGGVFTATNGGGQSGKIIIESGGSVQLFNGASIFSPTFSGAAGGNIEVRADGAIAANASGLLTTTIGNSGAAGNIFLDATRIAIEDGSVVSSATLLGSGSGGDVVLNASDTVEIVRSIPGNLLPTGILNNSILGTGDAGEIRILARRLTIREGGLIVSNTGGLVGSDVITSGGRGGDIIINTSESVEISGISADGVDTSGPGTTSFGDLPAGNLIVTTKRMVVDGGAIVSSATLGAGDGGTLTIRASESLEVRGTSAITGLPTSLTTSSGRADIPQLEATGNGGDLRIFTPELHVSEGAALDVRSLGSGGAGTLEIAAQTVRLDRGGTLNAATVAGTGGNIQVQAPDFILRRGSQITTNAGNTNGGNITIATETLAAIENSDITANAREGRGGRVSIDATGIFGTAFRDRQTPESDITATSALGPEFSGVVEIETPEADPSAGLVEFPSEVRDASNQIATGCAADSGNVFVVTGRGGLPENPTQLFQRHQAWRDLRSPATAEREDFRETTNPATPETQNRRGMLQRSPFAIEATEWTVGSQGEIILKAAGNGSSDPSPFSACPVSRTPE, encoded by the coding sequence GTGTTTTATCTGTCCTACGCCCAATTCCGCCATCCGAAGCTGGTATTTGGGCTGTGGTTATCCCTATTCGCTTTTTCTCCAGGGGCGATCGCTCAAGTGATTCCCGATGGGAGTTTGCCTCAAAACACGATCGTTACTCCCCAGGGAAATCAAATGGCGATCGACGGCGGAACTCGATCGGGGGCTAATTTATTTCACAGTTTTGAAGAGTTTTCTCTCACGTCACAACAGTCGGCAATTTTTAATAATGGTTTAGATATACAAAATATTTTTTCGCGAGTGACCGGGGGCAAGCTGTCCGAAATCGACGGCTTGTTACAAACCAAGGGAGGGGCAAATTTATTTTTACTCAATCCGTCCGGAATCGTCTTCGGGCCGAATGCGCGCTTGAATGTGGGGGGGTCGTTCGTGGCGAGTTCGGCAGAGGCGATCGCCTTTGGGGACGGCAGTCAGTTCGGGGTGAGGCCGAACTCGGATCGCGCCTTACTGTCGATCGCCGTTCCCATCGGTTTGCAGTTCGGCAGCAATCCCGGGGCAATCGTCCATCGCTCGATCGCGGCGGAGGGCAGTGGGAATCCGGCAGGGTTCCAAGTGCCTTTCGGTCGCACTTTGGGGATGATTGGCGGCGATGTAAGTATAGAAGGGGGAAGGCTCGGCGCGCCGGAAGGACGAATCGAACTCGGTAGCGTCGGCGACAGTAGTTTTGTGGAGCTGGCGATCGCCGATTCGGGATGGAGCTTCGGTTATGAGGGAGTCGAACAGTGGGGGGCGATCGCGATCGGCGATGGCGCCCGCCTGAATACGAGCGGACGCGGCGGGGGAGCGATGCAACTCGTCGGCGGTCAAATTGCGATTAGTGGGGGTTCCCAACTGTTAGCCATTACGGCAGGCGATCGCGACGGCGAACCGATGACCCTACGGGGCAACGACAGCATCGCGATCGCGAGTAGATCCACCCTATCGACACGCACCCAAGGTGGGGGGAACGGCGGCGATCTGCGCTTGAGTGGCGCGAACTTAACCCTCGCGGACGGGGCGATCGTCGCGACGGGAACCGAGGGTGCCGGACGCGGGGGCGACCTGACGATCGAGGCCCCTGGAACGGTGCAGATAAGTGGAGCCGATCCGGATAACTTTACGCTCTTAGTTGGGGATAGCACCGCAGATGGAGCCGCCGGAGCGATCGAAATGAACGCCGGAAACGTTTTTCTACAAGGAACGGCGGCAATTTCCAATCGAGCCTTGGGTAATGGCAACGGCGGCAATATCAGCATCAATACCCGGGAGGATTTTACGGCGATCGGGACGGGATTTGCATCGTTTGAAACGTTAATCGGCGCGGCACTCTCCGCGCAATTGCCACCAGACGCGTTGATTGGCGGCGTATTCACTGCCACAAACGGCGGCGGACAATCGGGAAAAATTATCATCGAGAGTGGCGGGTCGGTGCAGTTATTCAATGGCGCTTCAATCTTCAGTCCGACCTTTAGCGGCGCAGCCGGAGGGAACATTGAAGTCCGCGCCGACGGGGCGATCGCCGCCAACGCATCCGGCTTGCTGACCACCACGATCGGCAATAGTGGGGCGGCTGGCAATATTTTTTTAGACGCTACGCGGATCGCGATCGAGGATGGATCGGTCGTCTCTAGTGCTACCCTATTGGGATCCGGATCCGGTGGGGATGTGGTACTCAATGCCTCGGATACGGTAGAAATTGTGCGTAGCATTCCGGGGAATTTATTGCCGACGGGGATTTTAAATAACTCGATTTTGGGAACGGGCGACGCAGGGGAGATCCGCATTTTGGCCCGACGGCTGACCATCCGTGAAGGTGGCTTGATCGTCAGTAATACCGGGGGATTAGTCGGAAGCGACGTGATTACTAGCGGGGGACGAGGGGGCGATATTATCATCAACACCAGTGAGTCGGTCGAAATTTCCGGGATTTCTGCCGACGGCGTTGATACGAGTGGTCCGGGAACCACATCGTTTGGGGATTTACCTGCGGGAAATTTGATCGTGACCACGAAACGCATGGTCGTCGATGGCGGGGCGATCGTTTCGAGTGCGACCCTGGGCGCCGGGGATGGCGGAACCCTGACAATTCGTGCGTCTGAGTCTCTAGAGGTACGAGGGACGTCCGCGATTACAGGTTTGCCGACGTCATTGACTACCTCTTCGGGACGGGCAGACATACCCCAATTGGAAGCGACGGGGAACGGGGGAGACCTGCGGATTTTTACGCCGGAATTGCATGTTAGCGAGGGGGCGGCGTTGGACGTGCGTAGTTTGGGGTCTGGAGGGGCGGGAACTTTAGAAATTGCCGCACAAACGGTGCGCCTCGATCGCGGCGGCACCCTCAATGCGGCGACCGTAGCTGGAACTGGGGGTAATATCCAGGTGCAGGCGCCGGATTTTATTTTGCGCCGCGGCAGCCAGATTACCACGAATGCGGGGAATACCAATGGCGGCAACATCACGATCGCCACGGAAACCCTCGCCGCGATCGAAAATAGCGACATTACCGCCAACGCCCGCGAAGGTCGGGGGGGACGAGTCAGCATCGACGCCACGGGGATTTTTGGAACCGCATTTCGCGACCGACAAACCCCCGAAAGCGATATTACGGCGACGTCGGCACTCGGCCCGGAGTTTAGCGGCGTGGTCGAGATCGAAACTCCCGAGGCGGATCCGAGTGCGGGATTGGTAGAGTTCCCTTCGGAAGTTCGGGATGCGAGCAACCAAATTGCCACGGGTTGCGCCGCCGATAGCGGCAACGTGTTTGTGGTGACCGGACGCGGCGGCTTGCCGGAAAATCCAACTCAACTCTTCCAACGTCACCAGGCTTGGCGGGATTTGCGATCGCCCGCCACGGCTGAGCGCGAAGATTTCCGAGAGACTACCAACCCGGCGACTCCGGAAACCCAGAATCGGCGAGGGATGCTCCAAAGGAGCCCCTTCGCGATCGAGGCGACGGAATGGACCGTGGGTTCCCAGGGCGAAATTATCTTAAAAGCTGCCGGGAATGGTTCGTCGGATCCTTCGCCTTTCTCTGCTTGTCCGGTGTCGCGAACGCCCGAGTAG